From a region of the Fischerella sp. JS2 genome:
- a CDS encoding class I SAM-dependent methyltransferase has product MTETKVRQQYDKLAAIYDQRWNSYVANTLSFLKDWVQISPSTTVLDVACGTGEFERLLLTENPTQRITGVDISEKMLLVAQQKLQAYPHVSFHTASALALPFENNSFDVVVSANSFHYFDDPNAALVEMKRVLKPDGKVIILDWCKDYLLCRLCDFILKLVDPAYKQCYSQFEFHNLLKSAQFDIERATKFHFGVVWGMMVATATPQP; this is encoded by the coding sequence ATGACCGAAACCAAAGTTCGCCAGCAGTATGACAAGCTAGCAGCAATATATGACCAACGCTGGAATAGTTATGTTGCAAATACGCTTTCATTTCTGAAAGACTGGGTGCAAATATCTCCATCAACAACTGTGCTGGATGTTGCCTGTGGAACAGGTGAATTTGAACGGTTATTGTTAACTGAGAACCCAACGCAACGTATAACTGGAGTAGACATTTCAGAGAAGATGCTGCTTGTAGCTCAACAAAAACTTCAAGCATATCCTCATGTCTCGTTTCACACTGCTAGCGCGTTGGCGTTACCATTTGAAAACAATAGTTTTGATGTAGTTGTATCTGCCAATTCGTTCCATTATTTTGATGACCCAAATGCCGCATTAGTAGAGATGAAACGTGTATTGAAACCTGACGGTAAAGTAATTATTTTGGATTGGTGCAAAGATTATTTATTGTGCCGCCTTTGCGATTTTATATTAAAGTTGGTTGATCCTGCTTATAAGCAGTGTTATTCCCAATTTGAATTTCACAATTTACTCAAATCTGCACAGTTTGATATTGAGCGAGCAACAAAATTTCATTTTGGTGTAGTGTGGGGAATGATGGTTGCTACAGCGACACCACAACCATGA
- a CDS encoding MFS transporter has protein sequence MNTLTFFRSLRNPVFARLYTAQTTSLLGDALTWVGLALLAFNLAGKNAAVVLSVALTLRVTAFVLLSPLAGAIADRLDRKKIMVVTHIFRMLIVGMLPFVTQIWQVYILIFALNVFNAFFTPTYQATIPLVTGENDYAGAIALSSATYQLLGVLGPGIAGSVAAFIGARQVFFLDALSFAIAAVLIFTLPGQLVVAQNQQPSRTTRRTWGDIKDGTTRLLTDAPIRYALAMQLVASIAGAQILVNTVGYVQGTLKFGEVQYGWVIAAFGIGATLCAVIYGTFNRSLSRTTFVLIGATLITLALLPANYANLTVLMVLWLVAGAGQNLVNLPTQTLIADRIPTAIQGRVYGAHFTWSHLWWAISYPLAGWLGSHFAEREFIYGSLVGLMLLVVVQITLSPHPHEHEHLHYPSVHEHKHIHDECHQHDHDEGIAIGEPHNHVHEHTTIIYHTHPHTRDIHHRHSH, from the coding sequence ATGAATACCTTGACATTTTTCCGCAGCTTGAGAAATCCGGTATTTGCAAGGCTGTATACTGCTCAAACCACTAGTTTATTGGGTGATGCGCTTACTTGGGTGGGTTTAGCCCTTCTGGCTTTTAACTTAGCTGGAAAGAATGCGGCGGTTGTACTTTCAGTAGCTTTAACTCTGCGTGTTACCGCTTTTGTATTGCTGTCCCCTCTTGCAGGTGCGATCGCAGATCGCCTTGATCGTAAGAAAATCATGGTTGTTACCCACATATTCAGAATGTTAATTGTGGGTATGTTGCCTTTTGTGACGCAAATTTGGCAAGTTTACATATTAATATTTGCGCTTAACGTTTTTAATGCTTTTTTTACTCCAACTTACCAAGCCACAATTCCATTAGTCACGGGTGAGAATGACTATGCAGGCGCGATCGCTCTTTCGTCCGCTACTTACCAATTACTTGGTGTACTTGGCCCCGGTATCGCTGGAAGTGTCGCCGCCTTCATTGGTGCGAGACAAGTTTTCTTTTTGGATGCTCTCAGCTTTGCGATCGCCGCAGTCTTAATCTTCACCCTACCAGGTCAGCTCGTCGTTGCACAAAATCAACAGCCTTCCAGAACAACACGCCGAACATGGGGAGACATTAAAGACGGTACAACTCGCCTGCTTACAGATGCACCTATTCGTTACGCGCTAGCGATGCAGTTAGTCGCATCAATTGCCGGAGCGCAAATCTTAGTCAATACTGTTGGCTACGTCCAAGGTACACTTAAGTTTGGAGAAGTGCAGTACGGCTGGGTGATAGCAGCTTTTGGGATTGGTGCAACTCTCTGTGCAGTTATTTATGGTACGTTCAATAGAAGTTTGTCGCGTACAACGTTTGTTTTGATTGGTGCAACTTTGATCACCTTGGCTTTATTACCTGCCAACTACGCAAATTTAACAGTATTGATGGTCTTGTGGTTGGTAGCGGGTGCGGGGCAAAATTTAGTCAACTTACCTACTCAGACATTAATTGCAGACCGTATTCCAACTGCTATACAAGGGCGAGTTTATGGCGCACACTTTACCTGGAGTCATCTTTGGTGGGCAATCTCCTACCCTCTTGCGGGTTGGTTAGGAAGTCACTTTGCTGAACGTGAGTTTATTTACGGTAGCTTAGTGGGCTTGATGCTGCTAGTGGTAGTACAAATTACCCTCTCGCCTCATCCACATGAACACGAACATCTCCACTATCCTAGTGTGCATGAACATAAACACATCCACGATGAATGCCATCAGCATGACCACGATGAGGGGATAGCTATAGGCGAACCTCACAACCATGTTCACGAACACACGACGATTATCTATCACACTCACCCTCACACTAGGGACATTCACCATCGCCATAGTCACTAA
- a CDS encoding TetR family transcriptional regulator, with the protein MARSLFLKEEAKASTRTLAKTVGISEAVIFQRFGTKEDLFFAAIMPPEAQLESIVNLQRLAWSSTGDHRP; encoded by the coding sequence GTGGCGCGATCGCTCTTTCTCAAGGAAGAGGCGAAAGCTTCGACACGAACACTTGCTAAAACGGTTGGTATCTCTGAGGCAGTTATTTTCCAGCGATTTGGGACGAAAGAAGACCTCTTCTTTGCTGCAATAATGCCACCAGAAGCGCAACTTGAGTCAATAGTCAATCTTCAACGTTTAGCCTGGTCATCAACAGGTGACCACAGACCTTAA
- a CDS encoding LysR substrate-binding domain-containing protein has translation MTIDQLQIFLAVAQHLHFTRAAEELYITQPSVSAAIQSLEEQYGVKLFNRVGRRIELTLAGKILQVEAQKILIQVELTERGLRELNDLKRGELKLGVSQTIGNYWLPRFISLFKQEYPNISVDCILGNTTEISEGMVTGLFDLSLVEGEVEPSVLASVEQQIVGGDCLQIVVGQSHPWFEKIAVEVTELTNTTWVMREKGSGTRQQFEQVLRQWGIEPTELNVILEMKSGDMVKAAVESGVGSAAISNLIITKELRLDMLRCIKVTGVSRNTNDPDPLSRPFFLLKHRERFQTRISQVFEQLLLSARSVE, from the coding sequence ATGACCATTGACCAATTACAGATTTTCTTGGCGGTGGCCCAGCATCTGCACTTTACTCGCGCAGCTGAGGAGCTTTACATTACTCAACCTTCTGTTAGTGCTGCCATCCAAAGCCTTGAGGAACAATATGGAGTGAAACTGTTTAATCGAGTTGGTCGTCGGATTGAACTAACACTTGCTGGCAAAATACTACAAGTAGAAGCACAAAAAATTTTGATTCAGGTGGAGTTGACTGAGCGAGGATTGCGAGAATTAAATGACCTGAAACGGGGTGAACTCAAGTTAGGTGTAAGCCAAACCATAGGTAATTACTGGCTCCCTCGCTTCATTAGCTTGTTTAAGCAAGAGTATCCCAATATTTCTGTAGATTGTATATTAGGTAACACCACTGAAATTAGCGAAGGAATGGTTACAGGATTGTTTGACCTCAGCTTGGTGGAAGGAGAAGTTGAACCATCGGTTTTAGCTTCTGTGGAACAACAAATTGTCGGTGGGGATTGTCTGCAAATTGTTGTTGGTCAATCTCATCCTTGGTTTGAAAAAATAGCAGTTGAGGTAACAGAATTAACAAACACTACCTGGGTAATGCGTGAGAAAGGCTCAGGAACCCGTCAGCAGTTTGAGCAAGTGCTAAGACAATGGGGTATTGAACCAACCGAGTTAAATGTAATTTTGGAGATGAAAAGCGGTGATATGGTCAAAGCAGCCGTTGAAAGTGGGGTAGGATCTGCGGCGATTTCTAACCTGATTATTACTAAAGAACTACGTCTTGATATGCTTCGTTGTATTAAAGTTACAGGTGTTTCTCGCAACACTAACGATCCAGATCCACTCTCACGACCTTTCTTTTTATTAAAGCATCGAGAGCGCTTTCAAACCCGCATTTCTCAGGTGTTTGAGCAATTGTTATTATCGGCTAGGTCTGTGGAATAG
- a CDS encoding YncE family protein — protein sequence MHNRAIATITSAILLTLTAPAFAGQVPYAASTPDIPISGRDRVYTADQTSNTISVYNPQTNKLLGVIRLGKTAPENLSPLYTGQLLVHGMGFSPDNRTLAVVSVGSNSVAFIDTQTNKVKHITYVGRSPHEAFFTPDGSEVWVTVRGEDYVSVLDSQTYKEKQRISVGNGPGMTIFRPDGKFGFVCSSFTPQTSVIDVKSHQVVATVKQASPFCPNIAATPDGKQIWFTLKDTGKVQVFNAEAPFNIIATLDTGAITNHVNIVRNQKGQFAYITVGGENVVKVFTTTNTPKLVATIPTGELPHGLWPSGDGTRIYVALENGTKMTVIDTIKNRVIATIPSGQSSQALVYIPNAVPTGDGLANLEPLGKSGMVAHLVMGAPGSSAKKPATTVTVNNLGVIDLLEAAVTGLQPKSMYQLALAERSSQPYGKLQPLAKFQTNPSGAAIVTTLGPIGQVVKGDAGAQSRRYLVIVPLKDDVPGMPVQIQLQSMSK from the coding sequence ATGCACAATCGAGCGATCGCTACAATTACATCTGCTATTCTACTAACTTTGACAGCGCCAGCTTTTGCAGGGCAAGTTCCTTATGCAGCATCTACACCAGACATTCCAATTAGTGGACGCGATCGCGTTTACACAGCTGACCAAACCTCCAATACCATTTCTGTTTACAATCCCCAAACCAATAAACTGCTGGGAGTCATTCGTCTAGGTAAAACAGCGCCAGAGAATTTGAGTCCCCTGTATACTGGTCAATTGCTAGTGCATGGTATGGGTTTTTCGCCTGACAATCGCACCTTAGCGGTGGTTTCAGTTGGTTCTAACTCGGTAGCCTTTATTGATACCCAGACAAATAAAGTTAAGCACATTACCTATGTTGGGCGATCGCCTCACGAAGCTTTCTTCACTCCTGATGGTAGTGAAGTTTGGGTAACGGTACGGGGAGAAGATTATGTTTCAGTATTAGACAGTCAAACCTATAAAGAAAAGCAGCGTATCAGCGTTGGTAATGGCCCTGGGATGACAATTTTTCGTCCCGATGGCAAGTTTGGATTTGTCTGCTCTAGTTTCACACCGCAGACAAGCGTCATCGATGTCAAGTCGCATCAAGTCGTAGCAACAGTTAAACAAGCCTCTCCTTTTTGCCCAAATATTGCTGCGACTCCCGACGGTAAGCAAATTTGGTTCACATTAAAAGATACTGGTAAAGTTCAGGTATTCAACGCAGAAGCTCCCTTCAACATTATTGCTACCTTGGATACCGGGGCAATCACCAACCACGTCAACATTGTCAGGAATCAGAAAGGACAATTCGCCTATATTACCGTTGGCGGCGAGAATGTGGTAAAAGTTTTTACAACTACAAATACTCCCAAACTGGTCGCAACTATTCCGACGGGTGAGTTACCCCACGGTCTTTGGCCCTCTGGTGATGGTACTCGTATCTACGTCGCATTAGAAAATGGTACTAAGATGACTGTAATTGATACTATCAAAAACAGAGTAATTGCCACAATCCCAAGCGGTCAATCCTCGCAAGCACTAGTTTATATTCCTAATGCAGTTCCGACTGGGGATGGATTGGCAAATCTAGAGCCTTTGGGCAAGTCTGGTATGGTGGCTCATTTGGTAATGGGTGCGCCAGGTTCATCAGCTAAAAAGCCTGCAACGACTGTGACGGTCAACAACTTAGGCGTGATTGATTTACTAGAAGCAGCAGTAACTGGATTGCAACCTAAAAGTATGTATCAATTGGCATTAGCGGAGCGTTCTAGCCAACCCTACGGTAAATTACAACCCTTGGCGAAGTTCCAAACCAACCCATCTGGCGCGGCAATTGTGACGACATTGGGGCCAATTGGGCAGGTTGTCAAGGGTGATGCAGGCGCACAATCTCGTCGGTATTTAGTCATCGTACCATTGAAAGATGATGTTCCGGGAATGCCTGTGCAGATTCAGCTACAGTCAATGTCGAAGTAA
- the copM gene encoding CopM family metallochaperone — MSFNAPFLLSLSIGILIASMMMPHHTAANQAFEQTMTSMHTQMQNVKMTGNPDTDFAAMMIPHHQGAIEMAKIELQYGTDPRLRRLAQEIIVTQQSEIELMQLALKRPQSPSQK, encoded by the coding sequence ATGTCTTTCAATGCACCTTTTTTACTTTCCTTATCAATTGGCATTCTGATCGCGTCGATGATGATGCCCCATCATACTGCTGCAAATCAGGCTTTTGAGCAAACGATGACCTCAATGCATACACAGATGCAAAATGTCAAGATGACTGGGAATCCTGATACTGATTTTGCTGCAATGATGATTCCTCATCACCAAGGGGCAATTGAGATGGCAAAAATTGAGTTGCAGTACGGAACCGATCCTCGGCTGCGACGATTGGCACAGGAAATTATCGTCACTCAACAATCAGAAATTGAATTAATGCAGCTGGCGCTTAAGCGTCCACAATCACCCTCACAAAAGTAA
- a CDS encoding nuclear transport factor 2 family protein, which yields MISTQALSKSAIFPVLLVLVLTFSVACSNQSASDANSGYGSAPSTTSSPTKPSSVSESSTASTPTTLAQSHWSAIAQGDLTLVMSQYSESPTLHWIGGPLAGEYQGKDKIQAVWQKFIKAQAPLQTTITNVKSTTGQQGTEIVKALVTFNNGKNKIPVDYTLVYKSVSGNYQITEETWKIVKP from the coding sequence ATGATTTCTACTCAAGCTTTATCAAAATCTGCTATTTTCCCAGTGTTGCTAGTGCTGGTTCTTACTTTTAGTGTGGCTTGTTCTAATCAATCAGCAAGTGATGCTAATTCAGGATATGGTTCTGCACCAAGCACAACTTCATCCCCAACGAAGCCTAGTAGTGTAAGTGAAAGTTCCACAGCTAGCACTCCAACAACTTTAGCTCAAAGTCATTGGAGTGCGATCGCTCAAGGTGATTTAACTTTAGTGATGTCCCAGTATAGTGAATCACCCACGTTACATTGGATTGGCGGCCCTTTAGCAGGAGAGTATCAAGGTAAAGACAAGATTCAAGCAGTATGGCAGAAGTTTATCAAAGCCCAAGCACCTCTTCAAACTACTATTACTAATGTTAAAAGCACCACAGGACAGCAGGGAACAGAGATAGTGAAAGCGTTGGTTACATTCAACAATGGCAAGAATAAAATCCCCGTAGACTATACCTTAGTTTACAAATCTGTCTCTGGTAACTATCAAATTACTGAAGAAACCTGGAAAATCGTTAAACCATAA
- a CDS encoding alternative oxidase has protein sequence MIRLLVDFLEFVLNAFYRERLYARFYVLETVARVPYFAFLSVLHLYESLGWWRKSDWLKVHFAESWNELHHLLIAESLGGNKYWIDRFIAHSGVVIYYWILIFVYIISPSSAYYFTQLIEEHAYHTYDIFLKEHEAELKTQPAPQVAINYYRDGDLYMFDEFQTSHPIAERRPKIENLYDVYVAIRDDEGEHIKTMVACQQSDAQLTFKSPHSPEAKFLPEETIHAINQTAESIIEDTNADEVLMS, from the coding sequence ATGATTCGATTACTAGTTGATTTTTTAGAATTTGTTTTAAACGCTTTTTACCGCGAGCGTTTATATGCAAGATTTTATGTGCTGGAAACAGTAGCTAGAGTTCCCTACTTTGCTTTTTTGTCAGTCCTTCACCTTTATGAAAGTCTCGGCTGGTGGCGAAAATCTGACTGGCTGAAAGTCCACTTTGCTGAATCTTGGAATGAGTTGCATCACCTACTCATTGCTGAGTCACTAGGAGGTAATAAATATTGGATTGACCGCTTTATTGCTCACAGTGGTGTTGTAATTTACTACTGGATTTTGATATTCGTGTACATTATTTCTCCTTCTAGTGCTTATTACTTCACACAGCTAATAGAAGAACACGCATACCACACTTACGACATATTTTTAAAAGAGCATGAGGCGGAACTTAAAACTCAGCCAGCACCGCAAGTAGCGATTAATTACTACCGCGATGGTGACCTTTATATGTTTGATGAATTTCAAACTTCTCATCCAATAGCCGAACGTCGTCCAAAAATTGAAAATCTATATGATGTCTATGTAGCAATTCGAGACGATGAAGGCGAACACATCAAAACGATGGTTGCTTGTCAGCAATCTGACGCACAATTAACTTTCAAAAGCCCCCATAGCCCGGAAGCTAAATTTTTACCTGAAGAGACTATTCATGCCATTAATCAAACGGCTGAATCAATTATTGAAGATACCAATGCAGATGAAGTCTTGATGTCGTAG
- the psb28 gene encoding photosystem II reaction center protein Psb28, protein MSTSTVSNVSSNNANLPVVFFTPGIPEEVSRISLKRDKRLNNQKIVTFVFAENSASTPIHTMEGWGEFVHSIDAMHLVDSEGEITVYPEDVAVSHVVDGFRTSEVAISFHVAEDNWNRVMRFLRYYATSQGMAYTETSN, encoded by the coding sequence ATGTCTACTTCAACAGTCTCGAATGTCTCTTCTAATAATGCAAACTTACCAGTTGTATTTTTCACTCCAGGAATTCCAGAAGAGGTCAGCCGTATTAGTTTGAAACGTGACAAGCGGCTCAATAACCAAAAGATAGTGACATTTGTCTTTGCAGAAAACTCAGCTTCTACTCCCATTCATACAATGGAAGGCTGGGGAGAATTTGTCCATTCTATAGATGCTATGCACTTAGTTGACTCAGAAGGTGAAATTACTGTTTATCCAGAAGATGTAGCGGTGAGTCATGTTGTAGATGGCTTTCGCACCAGTGAAGTGGCGATTAGTTTCCATGTTGCAGAAGATAATTGGAACCGTGTGATGCGTTTTCTCAGATATTATGCTACTTCTCAAGGAATGGCTTACACGGAAACTTCCAACTAA
- a CDS encoding YeiH family protein, with the protein MKQDIRRNKRLQIPQLSSEQKLLYRKIVFLLAAGFCLTPWASPPIALMLGILLALTHENPFHRISRPAAKYLLEASVIMLGFGMNLAVVLKAGASGALFAVGSISATFILGYFLGKWLKIPIKASALISAGTAICGGSAIAAVSSVINAAESEISVAMGTVFVLNAVALFVFPPLGHVLHLTQAQFGTWSGIAIHDISSVVGAASHYGQSALYTATAVKLSRALWIVPISAAASYIFQRQQSKSGDVIHKPQVPWFIGLFILASVVRTFIPEVASWSPVVTHVSEAGLTLTLFLIGAGLSQRMLKAVGWKPMLQGVLLWIFISATSLGVILLVVH; encoded by the coding sequence ATGAAACAAGATATTAGAAGAAATAAGAGATTGCAGATACCGCAACTTAGTTCAGAACAAAAGCTGCTGTATCGAAAAATTGTGTTTCTCTTAGCGGCTGGATTTTGTCTGACTCCTTGGGCTTCACCACCAATAGCGCTGATGTTGGGGATTCTTCTAGCACTGACTCACGAGAACCCATTTCATCGGATTAGCCGCCCAGCCGCTAAATATTTACTAGAAGCATCCGTAATTATGCTGGGCTTTGGGATGAATTTAGCAGTTGTGTTAAAGGCAGGTGCAAGCGGTGCTTTGTTTGCTGTTGGTAGCATCAGTGCAACCTTCATTCTTGGCTATTTTCTAGGGAAATGGTTGAAGATTCCCATTAAAGCCTCTGCCTTAATTTCAGCTGGAACAGCTATTTGTGGCGGAAGTGCGATCGCCGCAGTCAGTTCAGTAATTAACGCTGCCGAAAGTGAGATTTCCGTAGCAATGGGAACAGTTTTTGTCCTCAACGCCGTTGCTTTATTCGTATTTCCACCTCTGGGACACGTACTGCACTTGACCCAAGCGCAATTTGGAACCTGGTCAGGTATAGCAATCCATGACATTTCCAGTGTGGTTGGTGCAGCATCACATTATGGTCAGAGTGCGTTGTACACAGCCACAGCAGTCAAACTTTCCCGCGCCCTATGGATTGTACCTATTTCAGCAGCAGCAAGTTATATATTTCAACGTCAACAGTCAAAATCGGGTGATGTGATTCATAAACCTCAAGTTCCCTGGTTTATTGGCTTGTTTATCCTTGCTTCTGTTGTACGGACTTTTATCCCAGAAGTTGCTTCTTGGTCGCCAGTGGTAACACACGTTTCGGAAGCGGGTTTGACGTTAACGCTGTTTTTAATTGGTGCAGGGCTATCTCAGAGGATGTTGAAAGCAGTTGGTTGGAAACCGATGCTTCAGGGAGTGCTGCTGTGGATATTTATTAGTGCTACTTCGCTTGGTGTCATTCTATTAGTCGTGCATTAG
- a CDS encoding sulfite exporter TauE/SafE family protein, whose protein sequence is MTFLFGILLAVFIGISLGLIGGGGSVLAVPVLVYVMGVAPKPAIAMTLFIVGFVSIIGAIPHWKQGNVNFRTAFIFGAATMLGAFLGAKIATLPLITGSFQMILFAVVVFVAAIFMIKKGSQPVKKNSPGELDISLYPKPICKYCWLWMITEGLGVGLLTGLVGVGGGFAIVPALVLLGNTPMREAIGTSLVIIILNSGAGFIGYLGHIPLNWNLMISFTIAASLGIIGGAYFSRFVKPRQLQRGFGYFLIAVATFVLFQNRNKFYSSYFPQQHPIRQEQHY, encoded by the coding sequence ATGACCTTTTTATTTGGAATTCTCCTAGCTGTTTTTATTGGTATTAGTTTGGGATTGATTGGTGGAGGAGGTTCAGTATTAGCAGTTCCAGTCTTAGTTTATGTAATGGGTGTAGCACCAAAACCTGCCATTGCTATGACTTTATTTATCGTGGGATTTGTAAGCATTATTGGTGCTATTCCCCATTGGAAACAGGGAAATGTGAATTTTAGAACTGCTTTTATATTTGGTGCTGCCACAATGTTAGGAGCGTTTTTAGGAGCTAAAATTGCCACACTTCCCTTGATAACTGGTTCATTTCAGATGATTTTATTTGCTGTAGTGGTGTTCGTGGCAGCAATATTCATGATTAAAAAAGGTTCTCAACCAGTTAAAAAAAATTCTCCAGGAGAATTGGACATCAGTTTATATCCCAAGCCAATTTGTAAATACTGTTGGTTATGGATGATTACTGAAGGATTAGGCGTAGGTTTGTTAACTGGATTAGTTGGAGTCGGTGGGGGATTTGCGATTGTTCCGGCTTTAGTTTTGTTAGGAAATACACCTATGCGCGAAGCAATTGGTACTTCGTTAGTGATAATAATCCTTAATTCTGGTGCAGGATTTATAGGTTATCTCGGACACATACCACTCAATTGGAATTTGATGATTTCGTTTACAATTGCTGCTAGTTTGGGAATAATCGGTGGTGCTTACTTTTCTCGATTTGTTAAACCCAGACAGTTACAGCGAGGTTTTGGATATTTTCTGATAGCTGTAGCAACTTTTGTTTTATTCCAAAACCGCAACAAATTTTATTCATCTTACTTTCCCCAACAACATCCTATACGGCAAGAGCAACATTATTGA
- a CDS encoding MBL fold metallo-hydrolase, translated as MLFRQLFDRESSTYTYLLADQQTQTAILVDPVLEQVERDLKLLTELGLSLRYCLETHIHADHITGTAKLREMTDCLGIVPDKAQASCADRYIRDGEILQLASITIQAIATPGHTDSHMAYLVNQDRVLTGDALFIRGCGRTDFQSGDAGTLFDSVTQKLFTLSDETLVYPGHDYRGQTVSTIGEEKRWNPRFTGKNRQQFIELMDHLILPTPQKIMEAVPANERCGNVNTSVLSENKG; from the coding sequence ATGTTATTCAGACAGTTATTTGACAGAGAAAGCAGCACTTACACTTATTTACTTGCAGATCAACAAACTCAAACAGCTATTTTGGTCGATCCGGTACTGGAGCAAGTCGAACGTGATTTAAAACTACTGACAGAATTAGGGTTATCTCTGCGTTACTGCTTAGAAACCCACATCCATGCAGATCATATTACAGGTACAGCCAAATTGCGGGAAATGACCGATTGTTTAGGGATTGTTCCCGATAAAGCTCAAGCCAGTTGTGCAGATCGGTACATTAGAGATGGAGAAATCTTACAATTGGCAAGCATAACAATTCAGGCGATCGCCACACCAGGTCATACAGATAGCCACATGGCGTATTTAGTTAATCAAGATCGAGTTTTAACTGGAGATGCCTTGTTTATTCGTGGCTGTGGACGAACCGACTTTCAAAGTGGTGATGCGGGAACTTTGTTTGACTCAGTGACACAAAAACTATTTACTTTATCAGATGAAACTTTGGTATATCCTGGGCATGACTATCGTGGACAAACAGTATCTACCATTGGCGAAGAAAAACGCTGGAATCCTAGATTTACGGGGAAAAATCGTCAACAATTTATTGAACTCATGGATCATTTGATTCTCCCAACGCCACAAAAAATTATGGAAGCAGTTCCTGCAAATGAACGCTGTGGTAATGTCAATACATCTGTATTGTCTGAGAACAAAGGATGA
- a CDS encoding protein tyrosine phosphatase family protein, producing the protein MENVKKINNELTVAGQVTLEQLQQAVSEGYKSVLNLRSPDEQGFLSDEQQQAQALGLHYINIPVKPNEISDELTTEVLEQIDQLPKPALIHCASAMRAGLMAFMNVATRQGMTPEQVFEKAAAAGFDCNANPQMKQFLEHYVSTHLQTN; encoded by the coding sequence ATGGAAAACGTCAAAAAGATTAACAATGAATTAACAGTAGCAGGACAGGTAACACTGGAGCAGTTACAGCAGGCGGTTAGTGAAGGTTACAAGTCTGTACTCAATCTGCGATCGCCTGATGAACAAGGTTTTCTCAGCGATGAACAGCAACAAGCACAAGCCTTGGGACTGCACTACATTAACATTCCTGTTAAGCCAAACGAGATTAGCGATGAACTGACTACAGAGGTACTTGAGCAAATTGATCAGCTACCCAAACCCGCCTTAATTCATTGTGCCAGTGCTATGCGTGCGGGTTTAATGGCATTTATGAACGTAGCGACGCGACAAGGAATGACACCAGAGCAAGTATTTGAGAAAGCTGCTGCGGCTGGCTTCGACTGTAATGCTAATCCGCAGATGAAACAGTTCCTTGAACATTATGTTTCAACTCACTTACAAACAAATTGA
- a CDS encoding metalloregulator ArsR/SmtB family transcription factor — protein sequence MLGSSPQALAPVAEYFKVLSEVSRLQVLCCLKSGAKNVTEIIQETGLGQANVSKHLKVLMQAGIVTRQPQGISVFYQITDPIIFELCELVCDRLAMRLQEQTQQLEQLQALRQP from the coding sequence ATGTTAGGATCTTCCCCTCAAGCTCTTGCTCCTGTTGCTGAATACTTTAAAGTCTTGTCAGAAGTAAGTCGGCTGCAAGTTTTGTGTTGTCTCAAGTCAGGAGCGAAAAACGTGACAGAAATCATCCAAGAAACCGGACTGGGACAAGCAAATGTTTCCAAACATTTGAAAGTATTGATGCAAGCGGGTATAGTCACTCGTCAACCACAAGGAATCAGTGTTTTTTACCAAATTACTGACCCGATAATTTTTGAGCTATGTGAGTTAGTGTGCGATCGCCTTGCTATGCGGCTGCAAGAACAAACACAACAGTTAGAACAACTACAAGCACTACGCCAACCGTAA